CACGAGCGTGGAGGGGTGGGGGAACTTGCCGTAGAACAGGTTGACCATCTCCCGGCCGAGCCGGGTCATCTGGATGGCCTCGAGATAGATCTTGCCGGTCAGGGGCGCCATCGCGTCCATGATGTCTTTGATCGTCTCGTAACCGTGCAGGCCCGAGTGCGGCGCAAGCGTCGTCTCGGCCTTGCGGACGATCTCGGGGTTGGTGACCTCCACGAGCGGGGTCGAGTAGTCCGGACCCGACAGCAGCCCGAGGTGGATCGGCGCGTCGTAGAGCATCTCGGCGAGCTCGCCGAGGTTGCGCGCGAGAATCCCCATGGGCGGCGGACGCACGCCGAACGCCATGTCCATGCACTGCGCGGACGTGGTCGCGTGCACGCCACCGCACACGCCGCAGGCGCGGGAGGTGAGGTCGATCGAGTCGCGCGGGTCGCGGCCCTCGAGGATGAGCTCGTAGCCGCGGAAGAGCATCGCCATCGAGTGGCACTCGACGGCTTCGCGCTTCTCGAGGTCGAGCTGGACGTGGACCGCGAGCGCGCCGGCCACCCGGGTGATCGGGTCGATCATCCAGTCGCGGACCTTCGGCTCGGTCGCCACGGCGCCACCAGCCACGCGGGCGGTCTTGGTCTTCGTGAAGCCCTTGGGCTTCGCGCCGTCGACCGTCCAGGGGTTGGCCACGCCCTCCTTCAGCTTGGCTCTTCCGAGGTCGTCGAATTCAACGGGCAGGTTCTTGAAGCACATGTGTGGGGCTCCTGGGCTTCGGGGTGGGTGGGACTCAGGTCTTGTTCGCCCGCTGGCGGGCGCGGTAGGCCTTGTAGAACAGCTTCTTGGCACTGCCGGGCTCGGACTTGTAGCGCGCCCAGCCGGAGGGCGCGCCGTCCTCGGTCCAGCGGGTGGTCATGTTCTTGTCTTCCATGGTGATGGCGCGCATCCTGCGGATGGCGCCGCCCACGACCTTGGAGGCGCTGCTCGACACGAACGAGCCCGGGGAGGCCGCGTAGATCGGGGCGAACTTGTCGGGGAAGCCCGGCATCGTGCAACCGATGCAGATGCCGCCCATGTTCATGCAGCCGCCGGTGCCGTTCACGATGCCGCGCTCGGCGATGTTGCACTGCACGACGGGGCCCCAGC
This window of the Egibacteraceae bacterium genome carries:
- a CDS encoding nickel-dependent hydrogenase large subunit; protein product: MCFKNLPVEFDDLGRAKLKEGVANPWTVDGAKPKGFTKTKTARVAGGAVATEPKVRDWMIDPITRVAGALAVHVQLDLEKREAVECHSMAMLFRGYELILEGRDPRDSIDLTSRACGVCGGVHATTSAQCMDMAFGVRPPPMGILARNLGELAEMLYDAPIHLGLLSGPDYSTPLVEVTNPEIVRKAETTLAPHSGLHGYETIKDIMDAMAPLTGKIYLEAIQMTRLGREMVNLFYGKFPHPSTLV